The genomic stretch AGTGTCAATTtcaaaaccaaaaaaaaaaagagtgAAGAGCAAACTATAACACATTGTATCAAATAAGTTGTCATATGAAATTAGGATATAAAATTACCAATGGCCTCTTAACATCTGTAGAAGAAAGACCAAGATTCTTTCTCAAGGCTTCCTTATTTTCTGATTTCCCTTGAAGATCATTTGCATTGTACTGGACTTCAAGAAATGGATCAGTGGCAGGATTCCATATATCAGTGTCAATACCATTAAGAACACCGATGAACTTTTTAGAGTGGGTAGAGAGAGTTGAATGTAGGCCTTTCCCTCCCTGCATTTTGTACAATAATATCTTTCATGAGACAAACTTTTAAAATTGAAAGGTTATGGAGAATGCTTATACATTAATTCAAACTTAAAAGCACTAATGTGTGATTCTCCATAATTTTTTCCATATGAAGATATACTGTCAAATTCAAAGATCACTAGCAAATTCATTCCGGCCTATTTCAATTTTCACATCAAACCAGATCTCCTAGTACCCTTATATAGCACGTCACAATGTGAAATGCCAAATAGCTAGTACCAAAACATATGCAATAGTCTTTCATTTATTATAAGAATCAAAGACCTTGTCTATTCTACAGAATCAAATACTCAAAAGGCTTAAGCTATTAGGGAAAGCTCGTGATGGTTTTAGATCCATAACAACCCCCTCACTTGAAATTCAATTGACTTGAATCATGGACAAAGCATAACTTGCCGAAAAAAACTGCTGGAATTATAGTTCAATCAAAAAGGTAGAAGTAGCATGGATCAAATTCTTCACCACTTGGTCATAAAGTCTCAAAAGTCAAATATTATGTCAATCGCCAATTCTCCTGAAAGTTTTAGACGAAGGTATCTGAATGGCTATATATCTCTTACAATCCTTTCCTGGAACAATCTAGTCAGCATAGATGCAATTATTGGGAAAGTTGCTATTCAAAGTTAACCTTGTGCTTGTTCGGCCATGTGTGATGCTTACTTTATAATTACATTAATTAaaaaatttgatattttgataACCAGAAAATACTTAATATGCGCAAGAACAAGAAATGAGCAATACCTCTGCAGTTCTCACTTCTTGACCGTAAGTAGGGGACACTGTTGTTACAATGTTTGAGTATACAACTCCACCCTGGCCATTGGAAGGTAGACTATTATATATAGTTATATTTGCTTATAAATGGCAGAATAGATAATCATCTAATTGGTATACCTTGACAGAATTGACTCTGCCATGTGCTGAGTTGTCCTGCATTCTATCTGGTCTGTTTAGATGCTGGCTATCAAGACCACATGATTCCAACTCTGAAGCTGCTGCAGTCCCTTGATACTCAAAGTTGTGGCATGTAAAGCATATCCTAGCCGAATTTAATCCTTTTGGGACATATACGTCCCAGTATAGAGGAGCCTGGCAAAATAGCACAATAATGTTTAGTCTATAAGTTACTCAAATAGCTAGAGTTTGGTAAGAGCAATTTGATAGGTCATACAATAAATGCTGTCTGCCAATCATGGCAGTGAATGATATCTGGCTTCTTGCCAGCTTGAAGAAGAAACTCAAGTGCTACACGGCTAAAATATGAAAATCTTCTAAAATCATCACGCTCGCCATAGAAGTCTCCTCTCCAAAAGAAATTATCAGGATGATGGGGCTCAATGAAATAAACGGGAAGGCCTGCATAAGCAAAATGAAGTTAGTAAGCAATATAAAGACATTCAACTTAAATGAAAATATTTAACAGATGACCTTCAATAGTGCCAACCCAGATTTTATTTTTGAATAATTGACCATCAAAATATGACTCTATCACCACATCCAAAGCCTGCATGAATAATCAAATCATCAGAAGTAGTTgaagataccaaattccaacaCTCCATCAACACCTTTGATTATTTTCTCAGTAAATAACATACTCTTAAGTCACCAATACGATCATATTGCATACAGTCATATTTGGGAAGTACAATTTCAACAAGGTGCCCTTTCTTTTGCAATGCTTTACTTAGACCACTGACAACGTCCCCCAAGCCACCAACCTGTTATGGAAATAACTCAATCTAAATATTATGTAATGTGAAAAACAGATTAGTTGAAACAGAAGATCATGCACCATCCAAGAAAGGCCAATATGGAAAGTTATAATGAAAGAATTAAACAGGGAGCCTTCTTATcatgttaaattttttaaagTTAAGGAATACTCCTATAGGTTCCATTGGGGGGAAAATACTACTAATGACAAAAGAATCCCCTGATCTTAGAGTAAATTCAGTGACATAATCTGTTTGTTTCTTCAAGAAATCTTCCAAATGACCAACCTTCTGGGAAAGTTTTGAGTGGTTGACAAGATACCCTCGAGGATTGTTGCAGTTCAGTCTGACCAAATGATCCATGAACTTACAAACTTCATATGCATCCAAAGGACCTGGCCCTTCTCATCTCTAACCAAACCCCAAAATTCGATCATTAAAAACTCACCTGAGGTCTATTTACAAACCCAATGTGGTTCAAACTTATACAACAGCCTAGCCCACATACACCATGCATATGCACATTGTAAAACTGAGAAATTTTTGTAACATCTAGAATTAATAATTTGAGAATTACTCGAGAACTAATATCTTGGGTTGACAATATAATAAAAGATGTTACTCGTTAACTTCCAAATTGAAAATAAAGCATCACTTCAACGGATTCGAAAATTACAAGGGACATTCTCCCCATGTAGACAAGGAAATACAGGTTTGAGCCTTTTTGATAATCACATGTGGTGTGACTACACTAATTTGGAAACAAAGCCTAGACAAGGAAATACAAGTGACTCACATGTGACATGAGTCTCTTTGTTGGTGCATTTTTCACATCAGTGGTCAGGGACGTTTCCATATTTAATGTAAGCTCTCTAACTCACTCACATACGCAAATTTCTAGTCTAGATTCTTTTAACTTTTTCATTGGTTAATATGACATTAGAAAATAATCATGGAGATATGACATTAATCATTATTACCGCAGTGTTCTAGATTTTTGGGAACTCACAGTCTAATGGTGGCaggacatatcaaggataaaagGAGGAAAAGGTATACTGAAATAATAAAAGATTTAGTCTTTTAGGTATAAAAGGAGGAAAAGGTATACTGAAATAATAAAACTATATTGATACATGGCATGAATGATATATTGGGTGTTATTACAAAAGACAAAACAAAACACTGATCCATTCATACTGATATTAAACTCTTTAtcttaataaataaataaaaaaacaaataatgATATACAAGGAAATACAGAAACTAATTTTAAGAGATAATCTAAGATAGAGTCAAAATACAATAAGATTTTTTCACATATTAAACCAAAGTTCCACGGTCATAGAGCTGGGATGTTGCAGTTAGAACAACTTCTATTCTTAATGATATAAAACAGTACAAGTGGCTGCTCTTAACGAGATGCTGCTTATTTCCCAAAAAGATTTCAGAAATTAGCAAGAGGGAGAAAAAATATGTACGAGACTGCTTTAACGGTGTCTGAAAATTTATTTCAATTCAATACAGAACTTGCACCTAGTATTCCCCTTCTTTACATAGTGTACGATGCTCCTGCCACACCTCCTTAACATCATTTCAGTGGGTGTTAATTATTATAGTCAAAGAACAGACAGTAGGTGAGGGGATAAGATAGTGTTGAAAGAATTAAAAACACCAGGGATAGGATAAAATGAGTTTACAACAAATAAAAATAGGGACAAGGATACAGTGAATTTACCTTAGCCACTGGTGCCATCTCTGCTGCAATATGAATCACATGTAATCCTGGACTAAAGATAAAAAGTAAGGGATGCATAAGACAATGGAAGATACATAAAATGCAATatacaattaaaaataaatacCTTGTTGCAGATGATAAAAGCCCAAGAAATGCAGATATAGCCTCATCTTCATTCTGTCCTCTGCAAGCCATATATATATCACTAATAGTCTTGTCTTTCTTCCACGCCTTTTCTCTCAAAAGCTTTGCATCATCTACTGTTATCTTCTTTTCAAGTGTCCAACCATCAATTAGAAGCAACAATTGACTCCAGAATTCCCACGGCATATCTTCCACCGGCTCATCCTGCGTCTTTATCTTGCTTTCTTTTTTCAGAATATTCAGTGTGTCTTGAAATTCATTCACTGACTGCTGATACAGCTGAACGTAAGAGTTTATATCTTCATCTGATTTTTGTAGGCTGTTCTCCAACATCTTTATCTTTTGTTGCATTAGTTCATTATATTTTTGCAATTTATCAGATGATAGCTTATAGATCTTAGCTTCTTCGAGAGATGTTTCCAACTTGTCAACCTCCCGTTGAAGATCCTGGTTTTGTTGTAGAACTATAACAGCTTGGTCAGCTTGTTTGGTTGCTTTATCTAGCAGCGTTTGCAAATTTTCAACCTTACTCGATAAATACTTGCATTCTACTCTAAGTGTAGACAATTCAGATACATCTTCCGGAGATTTTGAAAGTTTTGATTCCAGGTCTTTTAGGGCTGATTCCAAATATAAGCGCTCCTTTTCCAATACCACTACACGTTCATCATTGTTCTCGACATCATTGAGTTGTGCTTTAAATGATTCTATGTCATTCTTCAAAGAGGCATTTTCTTCTCTTAATGAATTAAGCTCCTCAGTAAGGGAACGGATCCTATCATTATGACTTAAACTATTTGCAATTGCATCACTCAAAACTCCATTTTGAGGGCCATGCAATTCAGCATCACTTTCTTCAGTACTGCCCTTTTGAGCCAACTCACTACGCAGTTTCTCCATCTGGCCCTCCATGAGTTCCACATGTGTATTTTCCTGGCCAGCAACTTCAGTCCGTGCTTCAGTCTCGGCCAACCTCATCTCTAAGACATTAATTTCCCCTTGTAATGCTTTCTTTTCGGCAAGAATCTTTTGAAGATCTTCAAGTGCACGGACTCTAGCCTGATTTATAAGAAGGATGTCTGGGAGAACATACAATTCTTAATAAAAGGTAACGAGACATTTAAGAAAATGTGTATGGAAAAAGGAAACCCATAAGTATTCCAGAATAATATCTTACTTGTCTCTGCACTTTTTATCATGGTTAACAAATCCTCAAGTTGACCACCAGAAAATTGTTCAACCTGCTCAGCACCATTTACATTCAAGGCCTGTTTCATAATTAAATAATTAGTAGCAACTAAAAGCCAACATTTTAATCTACTAAATTATCTTCAACAACTCAGTTTATCAACGCAACAAAATCAGAACAAAGACGAGAGTGTTCAGAAGTGCATATTTAAACTTATCTTATTACATAAGCACTTATTTAAGTGTTTTGTTGGTAATATAAGGAAAAATATTTAGCTGCGGAAGTGTTTCAAAAAAGACATGAAAGAAACTTATTATGATATGTGATGAGCTGTTTTCATCTTAATTTTATAAGGTCCTTGAAAAAGCTTAAAGAGACTTTGAAAAATAAGATCATACATAAACAATCATAAGATAAGCATCAAGACTATTTGCATTGACTTATTTGAACTTATCTGCTGACATATAGCACTTGTAATATTGTTTGGGAGAACTTATGCTATGGCGGATACACATGGTGGTTTTTGGGCTCTCCACAATGGTAAATATTGGCCGATATTGCGGACTTTTCCGCCATAATGGCGCGACAAAGCGGCCGGTATGGCGGGATTTTGGCTCTCCGCCATGGATAACACTGGCTTATGACATGTTCATAAACTGTTTTCAGCTTAATTGTATAAGCTTCTTAGAATACTTTAAAAAAAACTTTGAAATCAGGTCATACATAAACACTCATACAATAAGCACTTACGGTCTGCTTTGATTGGTTTATTTGAGCTTATCTACTGAACTAAGCACTTGTAAGTTGTAACACTGTTTGGGAAAACTTATTAAATAGCTAATGACATGTTCATAAATTGTTTTCACTTCTCAACTTATTTTCATAAGCTCGCCGAAAACAGTTTATAGATTATACAATTTGACAGTATTTTCTTATGTTATAGAAATAGTTAATTCATAAGCGCTTATATATAAGTTGTTTATCCAAACCGAGCCTTAATCAAACTGTTTTTATCCCATTGAATAGAGATAGCATTTATGATAATAACAGAATAATAAATTGCTAGGTTAATTGAAGGGGATACCGATGGTGTGGAATTAGTATCATGCAGCAGAATTGGACTATTCAAATTGTGCAGAGAATCATCCGTTTTAGAATTAAAAGAAAGCTTGTTGTTAAGATCGGAGTTTTGACGATGATTCGGCTTGAGAGCTCCGTCAATGGAAGGCTGCGATGTAGTTCTCTTGTGATACTGTCTTCTCTGCTGCGAACTGCATAGAACAAACAAAATCGATCACCTAACAATCCACAAAACGAAAAACGAAAATCGAATACAAATTGATGGAGATTATTGATACCTACCTGAGAATACGGTGTGGCATTTTGCAAGAAAGTGGAAACGGAGAACGCGATAAGCGAGTGTTATCAAGGTGGTTACTACAGTTGAAGCCGCTGTTGAGATTCCAGCACACAAAGCATGCTGTTAGCTTGGAAGCCATTTTTTTGTACCAATTGAATTTGAATTGATCGTTGATTGGTTCAATGGAGAAGTATGAGCATGAATGATATACAGAACGGTTTCTATTTCTTCTTGTTCGTTCTTTGCCGCACGCAGACGCAGGGCCGTCTTTGGGTTCAGTGAGGCAAAACCCGTTTCTGTCGCATTCCGCATGAgatattttatattttattcttCCTTGGTTGTGAAAAAAGAATCTAATTTGTATttattagtattttattttatttgtgtaAATGAAGTGTGAAGAGAAAAAAAGTTGAATGAATGAACGGTGGTGGGTGCTTAGAGTTTACTTGAGCTGAGAGGAGACTGAAGTGTAGAGGGTAATTAGCCACGTCATTTCTTGCCTTATCTTAGTCTTTTACTACCATACTAATACGGATCTTTACTAACCAATGCTTCAGAGACAGATtctaaaaaaatatattttaatttttaatatattaaatACGTATAttccaaaaaaatattattattttaagGCTTTAAAGAATACCTCTGAAACAATATTTTCTTATTAATATAACCATATCATTAGTCGTTAGTAGGCATATTTTTagtttaaaaattaaaaaaaaaaattatgttaGTATTTTCACTTACAAAAACTTGCAAAAAGACTCTGAGACAGAGTAGGCATATTCTAAGGTACAGGTCCAAAAAAAATTCTGTCCTATACAAAAATGCAATAAAACAGACGTGTCAAAAAGATTGGATCTGATTTCCACCCTAACGTGTGTTGAATTGAGAATAATCCTCGTCACTATTGATCTTGTTGATTGGCCAGATCAGATCATATGTGGTTCATTATGTGTACTGGACTGCATTGTGCAAGCTGcaagatgcaatgcaatgtttGTCTATATCTAAATTTAAATCACAAGGAAGAACAACTTACCTTTATACGCTTTAGTTACATTTTGTCCTCCTGGTCAGCGTAATTACAAAAATGTTAAACCAATTTGAGTAACTATAATTTCCAAAATGTTCTTTGtctaatttatttttaaattattattattatttttcacCTAATGTTCTAACCTCAATTCAAAtctaaaatataaataatattaataaaattgGTTAGATTGTTCGTTAGATTGATGAGTTTGTTAGTGTTTGTAAGCTCAACACATATACACCATCCTCCGGTcactattattataagtaaaaTTGGATTTTTTGGTACATTTGACATACATTGACAGTTAAATGTAtcaaaaaaatcaattttatttaTAATAGTAACCAGAGGGTGTATATAAATAATTATCATTAGTTCATGAATATAATAAAGTAAGGTGTAACACGATTATAAATTAATGTCATTGTTGTACGTGTATAGTTCTAATAATGTCAAAATGTGAAAAATTGATAAAATTTATGTTTGGATATTGTAAGGTGAATGAAGCATAATGGAAATAAGCGAAGTAGAATGAAGCGGAGCAAAACGAAGATTTCATTCAATTATTTGGATATTTTAGGATGAGACAAGGCAAATTATTTATATATCCCAATCAAAGGGGGAAATATAGTGGTAATTAATAGAATTGAATGCAATTTGTTTCACATTAGCCAAAGGACCCAATAAGATCGGCCAAATTCGAAAGCCCAACCCAAAGCTTCATTTGCTCAATATTAATGAAAAAGTAGATCCTTACTAAGGGGAGCACACTAGAGTCAGGCATTAAGAGAAATGGAGTAAAGCACTCCGACAATAATCTCGTCAACTTTAGAAGACAAGTAAACTCCTCAAAGCAAGATGAGAATAAGAAAGGAAAGTCCAAAGTTCATATTTTAATTGTGGAAAAGTCGATCATTATAAACCGGATTGTCCATTACCT from Lathyrus oleraceus cultivar Zhongwan6 chromosome 7, CAAS_Psat_ZW6_1.0, whole genome shotgun sequence encodes the following:
- the LOC127106371 gene encoding probable starch synthase 4, chloroplastic/amyloplastic, which encodes MASKLTACFVCWNLNSGFNCSNHLDNTRLSRSPFPLSCKMPHRILSSQQRRQYHKRTTSQPSIDGALKPNHRQNSDLNNKLSFNSKTDDSLHNLNSPILLHDTNSTPSALNVNGAEQVEQFSGGQLEDLLTMIKSAETNILLINQARVRALEDLQKILAEKKALQGEINVLEMRLAETEARTEVAGQENTHVELMEGQMEKLRSELAQKGSTEESDAELHGPQNGVLSDAIANSLSHNDRIRSLTEELNSLREENASLKNDIESFKAQLNDVENNDERVVVLEKERLYLESALKDLESKLSKSPEDVSELSTLRVECKYLSSKVENLQTLLDKATKQADQAVIVLQQNQDLQREVDKLETSLEEAKIYKLSSDKLQKYNELMQQKIKMLENSLQKSDEDINSYVQLYQQSVNEFQDTLNILKKESKIKTQDEPVEDMPWEFWSQLLLLIDGWTLEKKITVDDAKLLREKAWKKDKTISDIYMACRGQNEDEAISAFLGLLSSATSPGLHVIHIAAEMAPVAKVGGLGDVVSGLSKALQKKGHLVEIVLPKYDCMQYDRIGDLRALDVVIESYFDGQLFKNKIWVGTIEGLPVYFIEPHHPDNFFWRGDFYGERDDFRRFSYFSRVALEFLLQAGKKPDIIHCHDWQTAFIAPLYWDVYVPKGLNSARICFTCHNFEYQGTAAASELESCGLDSQHLNRPDRMQDNSAHGRVNSVKGGVVYSNIVTTVSPTYGQEVRTAEGGKGLHSTLSTHSKKFIGVLNGIDTDIWNPATDPFLEVQYNANDLQGKSENKEALRKNLGLSSTDVKRPLVGCITRLVPQKGVHLIRHAIYLTLELGGQFVLLGSSPVPHIQREFEGIANHFKNHDHIRLILKYDESLSHTIYAASDMFIIPSIFEPCGLTQMISMRYGAVPIARKTGGLNDSVFDVDDDTIPSQFRNGFTFLNADEKGINGALVRAINLFRNDPKSWKQLVQKDMNIDFSWDSSAAQYEELYLKSVTRGRATKRA